DNA from Flavobacteriales bacterium:
CACGGCGAGCAGCCCGTGAGCCGGAGCTTCGAGGGCCTGGTGACCATTGCGCCCGGCGTGGAGCTCGGCCAGGAGCCGCTCGACCTTGACGCGGTGCGCGATTGCCTGCGAGAGGTGCTCGAGGAGATGCAGGTGCCGCAGCGGCCAGTGGACATGGCCCGGAAATTCGAAGGCGGCACCTTGGCGCTGCGGCCCAAGGACCCCGGCCTGCAGGGCAAGGAAATGCCCATCGACGACTTCTTCCACAAGATCGTGATGATCCGCGACCGCTTCAGGGTGCTGGAGCAGAAGATCAACGCGCACGAGCGGCTCAGCGAGCAGGACAAGGTGGAGCTGCAGCAGTACATCACCCGCTGCTACGGCTCGCTCACCACCTTCAACATCCTCTTCGCCGACAAGGACGATCATTTCGTGGGTCAGAAAGGGGAGTAGGCCTTCCCTCGCGCGCCCGTACTTTCGCCGCATGGCACTATTGAACGGAAAGGCCGCCCTGGTGACGGGCGGATCGCGCGGCATCGGCCGTGGCATCGTGGAGCGCTTCCTCGAGGAGGGAGCGGACGTGGCGTTCACCTACGTGTCCAGCCCCGAAAAGGCGAATGCCCTTGCGGCTGAACTGGCCGCCAAGCATGGCCGCAGGGTGATGGCCATCCAGAGCGACGCCGGGAGCTTCGACGGCGCCCAGGCGGCGGTGGACCGAATGGTGGGCGATTGGGGGCGCCTCGATGTGCTCGTGAACAACGCCGGCATCACCAAGGACCAGCTCCTCATGCGCATGAGCGAGGCGGATTGGGATGCGGTGATCGCGACGAACCTGAAGAGCGTTTTCAACATGACGAAGGCGGTGATGCGCACCATGCTCAAGCAGCGCAGCGGCAGCATCATCAACATGAGCAGCGTGGTGGGCGTGAAGGGGAATGCGGGCCAGGCCAACTACGCTGCCAGCAAGGCCGGCATCATCGGTTTCACCAAGAGCGTCGCCCTTGAGCTGGGCAGCCGCAACATCCGCAGCAATGCGATCGCCCCCGGCTTCATCGAGACCGAGATGACCGGCGCGCTCGATCCCAAGGTGGTGGAGCAGTGGCGCGAGGGCATCCCCCTGAAGCGCGGCGGCACGCCCACCGATGTGGCCAATGCCTGCGTTTTCCTGGGCAGTGACCTCAGCGCCTACATCACCGGGCAGACCCTGCACGTCTGCGGCGGGATGCTGACGTGATCCTACGGCCCGGCCGCGAGAGGGTCAACCCGGCACTGGAGCCGCGCAGGCATTGCACCTGCAGGCATCGGCACCCTGCTCCGGCAGCCTCCGCCTCCCATCTGCACTGCGACTCCCGATGAACCTCACCACCGCCCACACCCTCTGGATGGCTCCTTTGTGCCTGGCGCTGGGCGCTGGCGTGGCCTGGTGGCTCTACCGCCGGCAGCGCGGCAAAGAGGGCTTCACCCGGCGCATGGCCTGGGTGATGGCGCTCCTGCGCGCGGTGGCGGTCTCGCTCATCGCCTTCTTCCTGCTCGAGCCCATGCTGCGGTTGATGGTGAGGGAGGTGCGCAAGCCCGTGGTGGCCATCCTGCACGATGGATCCTCCTCGTTGGTGGCCGCCGGTGATACCGCTGCCCTGCGCACCGCGTATGCTGAGGAGCTGAGGCAGCTGGAGAAGGACTTGGGCGACCGTTACCAGGTAAGGGCCTTCACTTATGGGGCGGGGCTGCGTGAGGGCCTGCTGTTCGACCAGGACGAGCAGTCGACCGATATCTCCGGTGCGCTCCGCGCGGTTCACGACCGACTGAGCGGACCGGACCTCGGCGCCGTGATCATCGATGGCGATGGCATCCAGAATCGCGGGCGGGACCCCCGGCTCGATGCCGACCGCTTGGGCGTCCCGGTATTCGCCATTGCCTTGGGGGATACCACCGTGAAGCCCGACCTGGCCGTGCGCGGCGTGGAGCACAACCGCATCAGCTTCCTGGGCAACGAGTTCCCGGTTCGCGTGCGGCTATCGGCGCATCACCTGCGCGGCGCTCGCACATGGGTGACGGTGAGCCATGCCGGGGCGGACCTGGCCTCGCAGGAGCTGGAAGTGCGCGGCGATCCCTTCCATCAGGAACTCACCTTCCTGATGAAGGCGGACAAGCCGGGTACACGTCGCTTCACGGTGGAGGCACGCCTCATCGACGGGGAGGCGTCAACCGCCAACAACCGGCTGGACTTCTTCGTGGAGGTCCTGGATGCGCGGCAGAAGGTGCTCCTGCTCGGCGCAGCACCGCATCCGGACCTGGGGGCTCTACGCAGCGCCCTGGGCGGCCTGGAGGGCTATGTGACAGAGGTCGCCTATGGGGGCGATTTCAGCGGCGCCCCCGAGGCCTATGACCTCATCGTGCTGCACCAGCTGCCCAACGGCCG
Protein-coding regions in this window:
- the fabG gene encoding 3-oxoacyl-[acyl-carrier-protein] reductase, translated to MALLNGKAALVTGGSRGIGRGIVERFLEEGADVAFTYVSSPEKANALAAELAAKHGRRVMAIQSDAGSFDGAQAAVDRMVGDWGRLDVLVNNAGITKDQLLMRMSEADWDAVIATNLKSVFNMTKAVMRTMLKQRSGSIINMSSVVGVKGNAGQANYAASKAGIIGFTKSVALELGSRNIRSNAIAPGFIETEMTGALDPKVVEQWREGIPLKRGGTPTDVANACVFLGSDLSAYITGQTLHVCGGMLT